In a genomic window of Streptomyces noursei ATCC 11455:
- the pcaH gene encoding protocatechuate 3,4-dioxygenase subunit beta, which produces MTAPASPAPPPPAPAPYRGAVERHPRRPLLPFDTGTDPDAVELTGPVFGPADVGEWDADLTRQHPGEPLGERITVTGRILDRAGRPVRGQLVEIWQANAAGRYTHRQDRHPAPLDPNFTGVGRCRTDDRGRYAFTTVRPGAYPLPDESSWRPAHIHFSFFGTAFTQRLVTQMYFPGDPLLPYDQILAAVRDPADRHRLVAAFDHALSLPAGPLAYRWDVVLDGPSATWTEEGR; this is translated from the coding sequence ATGACCGCACCGGCATCCCCCGCCCCGCCGCCCCCGGCCCCCGCGCCCTACCGCGGCGCGGTGGAGCGCCACCCCCGACGGCCGCTCCTCCCCTTCGACACCGGCACCGACCCGGATGCCGTGGAGCTGACCGGCCCGGTGTTCGGCCCCGCCGACGTCGGCGAGTGGGACGCCGACCTCACCCGGCAGCACCCCGGCGAGCCGCTCGGCGAGCGCATCACCGTCACCGGCCGGATCCTGGACCGCGCCGGCCGCCCCGTCCGCGGCCAGCTCGTCGAGATCTGGCAGGCCAACGCCGCCGGCCGGTACACCCACCGGCAGGACCGGCATCCGGCCCCGCTGGACCCGAACTTCACCGGCGTCGGCCGCTGCCGCACCGACGACCGGGGCCGCTACGCCTTCACCACCGTCAGACCCGGCGCCTACCCGCTGCCCGACGAGAGCTCCTGGCGCCCGGCCCACATCCACTTCTCGTTCTTCGGCACCGCCTTCACCCAACGCCTGGTCACCCAGATGTACTTCCCCGGCGACCCGCTCCTCCCGTACGACCAGATCCTCGCCGCGGTCCGCGACCCCGCCGACCGCCACCGCCTGGTCGCCGCCTTCGACCACGCGCTGTCCCTCCCCGCGGGACCGCTGGCCTACCGCTGGGACGTGGTCCTCGACGGCCCGTCCGCCACCTGGACCGAGGAGGGCCGCTGA
- a CDS encoding IclR family transcriptional regulator domain-containing protein, translated as MPPSAFPAPPAPPPPEAVTPLIRALAVLRALTAAGGRAAVSDLARATGLARATADRVLSTLAALGHVRAEGRDAVLAPGLLELGNAYLAATGLPDRLGPLADRLADTLDESVSLAVPDGDGVRFVHQATRRRAMSLAFRIGDLLPAERGAPGALFAGDWGPAEWRRWRARRAADPVDAGFPAVPARDAGEAAPAGARRIAADFTARVAAAHAAGWSPDDQLIEPGLIAVALPVRDPAGGTVCAVSVVSHTSRHTAAALPDAVLARLRDTVAAMEAALAAPPSAEDPAARHQAARRRAAKQQLGPGFVESVARGLAVLTAFGAGRAALTLSAVAEATGLPRATARRALITLEHLGYTAADGGRFRLTPQVLELGFAPLSGLTLPALARPHLAALAERVGESASLAVLAADGDADGPSVQYLVGVPAGRIMSVTISPGSRAPAQATAPGRVLLAALPAAERAATGPAGLPALLDRVRADGHALVDDELEAGLRSLAVPVHDRAGRAVAAVGVATHAAGRPPAATRAAVLPALRATAAAVEAELRVAGRFLRIPVP; from the coding sequence TTGCCACCGTCCGCCTTCCCCGCTCCGCCCGCCCCACCGCCACCGGAGGCGGTGACACCGCTGATCCGCGCGCTGGCCGTGCTGCGCGCGCTGACGGCGGCCGGCGGCCGGGCGGCGGTGAGCGATCTGGCGCGGGCCACCGGGCTGGCCCGCGCCACCGCGGACCGCGTCCTGAGCACCCTCGCCGCCCTCGGCCACGTCCGCGCCGAGGGCCGGGACGCGGTGCTCGCCCCCGGTCTGTTGGAACTGGGCAACGCCTACCTCGCCGCCACCGGGCTCCCCGACCGGCTCGGCCCGCTCGCCGACCGCCTCGCCGACACGCTCGACGAGTCGGTGTCGCTGGCCGTGCCGGACGGCGACGGGGTGCGCTTCGTGCACCAGGCGACCCGCCGCCGCGCGATGTCGCTGGCGTTCCGCATCGGCGATCTGCTGCCGGCCGAACGGGGCGCGCCGGGGGCCCTGTTCGCGGGGGACTGGGGCCCGGCGGAGTGGCGCCGCTGGCGGGCGCGCCGGGCCGCCGACCCGGTCGACGCGGGCTTCCCCGCGGTACCGGCCCGGGACGCCGGCGAGGCCGCGCCGGCCGGTGCTCGCCGGATCGCGGCGGACTTCACGGCGCGGGTGGCCGCGGCCCACGCCGCCGGCTGGTCCCCGGACGACCAGCTCATCGAACCGGGCCTGATCGCCGTGGCGCTGCCGGTCCGGGACCCGGCCGGCGGCACGGTCTGCGCGGTGAGCGTGGTCAGCCACACCAGCCGGCACACCGCCGCCGCGCTGCCGGACGCGGTCCTCGCCCGGCTCCGCGACACCGTCGCCGCGATGGAGGCCGCGCTGGCCGCGCCGCCCTCCGCCGAGGATCCGGCCGCGCGCCACCAGGCGGCCCGGCGGCGCGCGGCCAAGCAACAACTGGGCCCCGGATTCGTGGAGTCCGTCGCCCGCGGGCTCGCCGTGCTCACCGCGTTCGGCGCCGGCCGGGCCGCGCTGACGCTCTCCGCCGTCGCCGAGGCCACCGGCCTCCCCCGGGCCACCGCCCGGCGCGCCCTGATCACCCTGGAGCACCTCGGCTACACCGCGGCCGACGGCGGGCGCTTCCGGCTCACCCCGCAGGTGCTGGAGCTGGGCTTCGCACCGCTCTCCGGGCTCACCCTGCCGGCCCTCGCCCGGCCCCACCTGGCCGCGCTGGCCGAACGGGTCGGGGAGTCTGCCTCGTTGGCGGTGCTGGCCGCCGACGGCGACGCCGACGGGCCGTCCGTCCAGTACCTCGTCGGGGTCCCGGCGGGGCGCATCATGAGCGTCACGATCAGTCCGGGCAGCCGCGCCCCGGCGCAGGCCACCGCCCCGGGCCGGGTCCTGCTGGCCGCCCTGCCGGCCGCCGAGCGCGCGGCCACCGGCCCGGCCGGGCTGCCGGCCCTCCTGGACCGGGTCCGGGCCGACGGGCACGCGCTGGTGGACGACGAACTGGAGGCGGGTCTGCGCTCCTTGGCGGTCCCGGTGCACGACCGCGCCGGCCGTGCCGTCGCCGCGGTCGGGGTCGCCACCCATGCGGCCGGCCGGCCGCCGGCGGCCACCCGCGCCGCGGTGCTGCCCGCGCTGCGCGCGACCGCCGCCGCCGTGGAGGCCGAACTGCGGGTGGCCGGGCGCTTCCTGCGGATTCCGGTGCCGTGA
- a CDS encoding YihY/virulence factor BrkB family protein: MQPPNEPTEPHGPPRGRLTRARVLYRNVSKRRLAWLLVKDIVGSCMRYRVTGLAAEAAFWCLLSLPPLILGLLGVLGYTEPWIGHTTLENFRGHLLQAAGTVLSHRGVDEIARPLLHDVFTGRRPDVISLGFALALWSGSRALNVFVDTITIMYGLDGRRGIVKTRLLSFVLYLAALAAGAIALPLMVAGPDVVVGWLPASGNVIRALYWPVVLILSIAFLTTLYHLSVPVRSPWREDIPGAVVALAMWILGSFLLRLYLTAAVEGPTIYGSLAAPIAVLLWIGVSAFAVLVGAAMNAALDRVWPSVATAAARAELARRRAAEDLDAG, from the coding sequence GTGCAGCCGCCGAACGAACCCACCGAACCGCACGGGCCGCCCCGGGGGCGTCTCACCCGTGCCCGGGTGCTCTACCGCAACGTCTCCAAGCGGCGGCTGGCGTGGCTGCTGGTCAAGGACATCGTCGGCAGCTGCATGCGCTACCGGGTCACCGGCCTGGCCGCCGAGGCGGCGTTCTGGTGCCTGCTCTCGCTTCCCCCGCTGATCCTGGGCCTGCTCGGCGTCCTCGGCTACACCGAACCGTGGATCGGCCACACCACCCTGGAGAACTTCCGCGGCCACCTGCTGCAGGCCGCCGGCACCGTCCTGTCCCACCGGGGCGTCGACGAGATCGCCCGGCCCCTGCTGCACGACGTCTTCACCGGCCGCCGCCCCGACGTCATCTCCCTGGGCTTCGCCCTCGCCCTGTGGTCCGGCTCCCGCGCGCTCAACGTCTTCGTGGACACCATCACGATCATGTACGGGCTCGACGGCCGGCGCGGCATCGTCAAGACCCGGCTGCTGTCCTTCGTGCTCTACCTCGCCGCCCTGGCCGCCGGCGCCATCGCCCTGCCGCTGATGGTCGCCGGCCCCGACGTGGTGGTCGGCTGGCTGCCGGCCAGCGGGAACGTCATCCGCGCCCTGTACTGGCCGGTCGTGCTGATCCTCTCCATCGCCTTCCTGACCACCCTCTACCACCTGTCGGTGCCGGTCCGTTCGCCCTGGCGCGAGGACATCCCCGGCGCCGTCGTCGCCCTGGCGATGTGGATCCTCGGCAGCTTCCTGCTCCGCCTCTACCTCACCGCGGCCGTCGAGGGCCCCACCATCTACGGCTCCCTGGCCGCGCCGATCGCGGTCCTGCTGTGGATCGGGGTCTCCGCCTTCGCGGTCCTGGTCGGCGCCGCCATGAACGCCGCGCTGGACCGGGTGTGGCCGTCGGTCGCCACCGCCGCCGCCCGCGCGGAGCTCGCCCGGCGCCGGGCCGCCGAGGACCTCGACGCCGGCTGA
- a CDS encoding acyl-CoA dehydrogenase family protein, which yields MAATTHTVTNQPPPLTGYDVFAADPALTEGVARYVAGEHLDEVREELGRLGRAAGSAQAQRWGEQANGSPPVLRTHDRYGHRIDEVEFHPAWHRLLGHAVTAGLTDAWSRPHGHVRRTSGFLVWTQVEAGHGCPLSMTHAAVPALRAEPELAAVWEPLLTSRVYDAELRPVARKAGALAGMAMTEKQGGSDVRANTTRAEPLAAAGEYALTGHKWFCSAPMSDAFLVLAQAPGGLTCFLLPRVLPDGTRNAFRIQRLKDKLGNRSNASAEVEFDGHTWARRVGEEGRGVATIIEMVAATRLDCVTASAAVMRQAVAQALHHTAHRAAFGRKLADQPLMRNVSADLALESEAATTVALRLAAAYDSGTERDRAFLRLAVPAAKYWVTKRCTPMVAEALECLGGNGYVEESGLPRLLREAPLNSIWEGAGNVQALDVLRALRREPAALDAYLSEIGTARGADHRLDRAIRGLLTELADLEGIEARARRLAERMALVLQGALLVRYAPPEVADAFCAARLGGDAGAAFGTLPHTLDLAAVVGRARPVVVAE from the coding sequence ATGGCAGCTACCACTCATACCGTGACGAACCAGCCCCCGCCGCTCACCGGCTACGACGTCTTCGCCGCCGATCCGGCGCTCACCGAGGGGGTGGCCCGGTACGTCGCCGGGGAGCACCTCGACGAGGTGCGGGAGGAACTGGGCCGGCTGGGGCGGGCGGCAGGTTCGGCCCAGGCACAGCGCTGGGGCGAGCAGGCCAACGGCTCCCCGCCGGTGCTGCGCACCCACGACCGCTACGGACACCGCATCGACGAGGTGGAGTTCCACCCGGCCTGGCACCGGCTGCTCGGACACGCCGTCACGGCCGGGCTGACCGACGCCTGGTCGCGTCCGCACGGGCACGTCCGGCGCACCTCGGGCTTCCTGGTGTGGACCCAGGTGGAGGCGGGGCACGGCTGTCCGCTGTCGATGACCCATGCGGCGGTGCCCGCGCTGCGGGCCGAACCGGAGCTGGCCGCGGTGTGGGAGCCGCTGCTGACCTCGCGGGTGTACGACGCGGAGCTGCGGCCCGTGGCGCGCAAGGCGGGCGCGCTGGCGGGGATGGCGATGACGGAGAAGCAGGGCGGCAGCGACGTCCGGGCGAACACCACCCGCGCCGAACCGCTCGCGGCGGCCGGGGAGTACGCCCTGACCGGCCACAAGTGGTTCTGCTCGGCGCCGATGTCGGACGCGTTCCTGGTGCTGGCCCAGGCGCCGGGCGGGCTGACCTGCTTCCTGCTGCCGCGGGTGCTGCCGGACGGCACCCGCAACGCCTTCCGGATCCAGCGGCTCAAGGACAAGCTCGGCAACCGCTCGAACGCCTCGGCGGAGGTGGAGTTCGACGGGCACACCTGGGCGCGCCGGGTCGGGGAGGAGGGGCGCGGGGTGGCGACGATCATCGAGATGGTCGCGGCGACCCGGCTGGACTGCGTCACCGCGTCGGCGGCGGTGATGCGGCAGGCGGTGGCGCAGGCGCTGCACCACACCGCGCACCGGGCGGCGTTCGGGCGCAAGCTGGCCGACCAGCCGCTGATGCGCAACGTGTCGGCCGACCTGGCCCTGGAGTCGGAGGCGGCGACCACGGTGGCGCTGCGGCTGGCGGCGGCCTACGACAGCGGCACCGAACGGGACCGGGCCTTCCTGCGGCTGGCGGTGCCGGCGGCCAAGTACTGGGTGACCAAGCGGTGCACGCCCATGGTCGCGGAGGCGCTGGAGTGCCTGGGCGGCAACGGCTACGTGGAGGAGTCGGGGCTGCCGCGGCTGCTGCGGGAGGCCCCGCTGAACTCGATCTGGGAGGGCGCGGGCAACGTCCAGGCGCTCGATGTGCTGCGGGCGCTGCGGCGCGAACCGGCGGCGCTGGACGCGTATCTGTCCGAGATCGGCACCGCGCGGGGCGCCGACCACCGGCTGGACCGGGCGATCAGGGGGCTGCTGACCGAACTCGCCGATCTGGAGGGCATCGAGGCGCGGGCCCGGCGGCTGGCCGAGCGGATGGCGCTGGTGCTCCAGGGGGCGTTGCTGGTGCGGTACGCGCCGCCGGAGGTGGCCGACGCGTTCTGTGCCGCGCGGCTGGGCGGCGACGCGGGGGCGGCGTTCGGCACGCTGCCGCACACGCTGGACCTGGCCGCGGTGGTGGGGCGGGCGCGCCCGGTGGTGGTGGCCGAGTAG
- a CDS encoding helix-turn-helix domain-containing protein, translating into MSDRPIDRTGGRTGDRPTDRPVESAVRSAQDIRETSRRLAGLHEAALAGDHLPADVPRDAPRTVIGESWRRVLDRGVDPERGTDQHPLSMAELEHRRQKSQLASILPVLGGGLLPTADAAQQIMVVTDAEGRVLWREGSAPIRRMADRLGFDKGADWTEGVVGTNAIGTALVARSPVLVHSAEHFLRSHHQWTCAAAPLHDPRDGRLLGTVDVSGPAPSFHPTTLALVSAVARLAEGELRTRHHASLGRLRASAAPILARIGGRALAVDPHGWTAAVTGMTPPDRVALPKEPEAGPLWLPRYGMCTLEPLPGGWLIRLGRPERAPGPHRVVLDLGGADGPVVTVAGPAGNWSHALTPRHAELLFLLAIHPHGRSAAELARDVFGDGGRTVTVRAELSRLRRHLAGVLAHRPYRFADGVQVELRLPARPLELLPHSTSPAVLAARRTGAVVGPV; encoded by the coding sequence GTGAGCGACAGACCGATCGACAGGACCGGCGGGCGAACCGGGGACCGGCCGACCGACAGACCGGTCGAGAGCGCCGTCCGGTCTGCCCAGGACATCCGGGAGACCTCGCGGCGGCTGGCCGGGCTCCACGAGGCGGCGCTGGCCGGCGACCACCTGCCGGCGGACGTGCCCCGGGACGCGCCCCGTACGGTGATCGGCGAATCCTGGCGACGGGTGCTGGACCGCGGTGTGGACCCGGAGCGGGGGACCGACCAACATCCCCTGTCGATGGCCGAGTTGGAGCACCGGCGGCAGAAGTCCCAGCTGGCGTCGATACTGCCGGTGCTCGGCGGCGGGCTGCTGCCGACCGCCGACGCCGCCCAGCAGATCATGGTGGTCACCGACGCCGAGGGCCGGGTGCTCTGGCGGGAGGGCAGCGCCCCGATCCGGCGGATGGCCGACCGGCTGGGCTTCGACAAGGGCGCCGACTGGACGGAAGGGGTGGTCGGCACCAATGCGATCGGCACCGCGCTGGTGGCCCGCAGCCCGGTCCTGGTGCACTCCGCCGAGCACTTCCTGCGCAGCCACCACCAGTGGACGTGCGCCGCGGCACCGCTGCACGACCCGCGCGACGGGCGACTGCTGGGCACGGTGGACGTCAGCGGCCCGGCGCCCTCGTTCCACCCGACGACGCTGGCCCTGGTCTCCGCGGTGGCCCGGCTCGCCGAGGGCGAGCTGCGGACCCGCCACCACGCGTCCCTGGGGCGGCTACGGGCGAGCGCGGCGCCGATACTGGCGCGGATCGGCGGGCGGGCTCTGGCCGTCGATCCGCACGGCTGGACGGCCGCGGTGACGGGGATGACCCCGCCGGACCGGGTGGCACTGCCCAAGGAACCGGAGGCCGGGCCGCTGTGGCTGCCGCGGTACGGGATGTGCACGTTGGAGCCGCTGCCGGGCGGTTGGCTGATCCGGCTCGGCCGGCCGGAGCGGGCGCCCGGGCCGCACCGGGTGGTGCTGGACCTCGGCGGTGCCGACGGTCCGGTGGTGACGGTGGCCGGGCCGGCGGGCAACTGGTCGCACGCGCTGACCCCGCGCCACGCCGAGCTGCTGTTCCTGCTGGCCATCCATCCGCACGGCCGCAGCGCCGCCGAGCTGGCCCGGGACGTGTTCGGCGACGGCGGGCGCACGGTGACGGTCCGGGCCGAGCTGTCGCGGCTGCGGCGCCATCTCGCGGGGGTGCTGGCCCACCGGCCGTACCGCTTCGCGGACGGGGTCCAGGTCGAACTCCGGCTGCCGGCCCGGCCCCTGGAGCTGCTGCCGCACTCCACGTCGCCGGCGGTGCTGGCGGCCCGGCGGACGGGGGCCGTCGTCGGGCCGGTGTGA
- a CDS encoding GNAT family N-acetyltransferase encodes MSHTVTTWYLEQTSRADLAPAVEPLAEQDVRIVHSQSPSPEFSRFLYTAVGGDILWTDRLEWPYARWAEHLGKPGTETWVAYERGTPAGFIELEAQPEGVVEVAYFGLLPAFRGRRIGGHLLGYGTARAWDLAERWPDVPETTRVWVHTCSDDGAHARANYERRGFRLYDTTVTEEPLAENLGPWPGAGPTPAPAG; translated from the coding sequence ATGAGCCACACCGTCACCACCTGGTATCTCGAACAGACCTCGCGCGCCGATCTGGCGCCCGCCGTCGAGCCGCTCGCCGAGCAGGATGTACGGATCGTCCACTCCCAGTCACCCTCACCCGAATTCAGCCGGTTCCTCTATACGGCGGTCGGCGGGGACATCCTGTGGACCGACCGCCTGGAGTGGCCGTACGCGCGATGGGCCGAACACCTCGGGAAGCCGGGGACCGAGACCTGGGTGGCGTACGAGCGCGGCACGCCCGCCGGCTTCATCGAGCTCGAGGCCCAGCCGGAGGGGGTGGTGGAGGTCGCCTACTTCGGGCTGCTGCCGGCCTTCCGGGGGCGGCGGATCGGCGGGCACCTGCTCGGCTACGGGACGGCGCGGGCCTGGGACCTGGCCGAGCGGTGGCCGGACGTGCCGGAGACCACGCGGGTGTGGGTGCACACCTGCAGCGACGACGGGGCCCATGCGCGGGCCAACTACGAGCGGCGCGGCTTCCGGCTGTACGACACCACGGTGACCGAGGAGCCGCTGGCCGAGAACCTCGGCCCGTGGCCCGGCGCGGGACCGACGCCGGCCCCCGCCGGCTGA
- a CDS encoding putative leader peptide yields the protein MSRAGIALVSRRHVDLGRMSSAICRAG from the coding sequence ATGTCTCGAGCTGGAATTGCCTTGGTGAGTCGACGCCACGTCGACCTCGGCCGCATGTCCAGCGCCATTTGTCGGGCAGGCTGA
- a CDS encoding nitrite/sulfite reductase has protein sequence MAATPEHPTATTRRKAGRHRGEGQWAVGHFTPLNGNEQFKKDDDGLNVRTRIETIYSKAGFDSIDPNDLRGRMRWWGLYTQRKPGIDGGKTAVLEPEELDDKYFMLRVRIDGGRLTVAQLRAIGEVSEQFARGTADITDRQNIQLHWVRIEDVPAIWEKLEAVGLSTTEACGDCPRVIIGSPVAGIAADEIIDGTPAVDEIHERYIGSKEFSNLPRKFKTAISGSPVQDVVHEINDVAFVGVVHPEHGPGFDLWVGGGLSTNPKLAQRLGTWVPLDEVADVWAGVVGIFRDYGYRRLRTRARLKFLMADWGPEKFRQVLEDEYLKRKLVDGPAPEQPAHKWRDHIGVHRQQDGRFYVGFAPRVGRVDGATLTKVAELAAAHGSDRLRTTVEQKMIILDVTEDRVDSLVAGLEALDFQVDPSPFRRGTMACTGIEFCKLAIVETKGRGAALIDELERRMPDFQEPITINLNGCPNACARIQVADIGLKGQLVLDDDGNQVEGYQVHLGGALGLEPGFGRKVRGLKVTSAELPDYVERVLRNFEAQRTEGERFASWAARAEEGALK, from the coding sequence ATGGCCGCCACCCCGGAACACCCCACCGCCACGACCCGCCGCAAGGCCGGCCGCCACCGCGGCGAGGGTCAGTGGGCCGTTGGCCACTTCACGCCCCTCAACGGCAACGAGCAGTTCAAGAAGGACGACGACGGTCTCAATGTGCGGACACGCATTGAGACGATCTACTCCAAGGCCGGCTTCGACTCCATCGACCCCAACGACCTGCGGGGCCGGATGCGTTGGTGGGGCCTGTACACCCAGCGCAAGCCCGGGATCGACGGCGGCAAGACCGCGGTGCTGGAGCCCGAGGAGCTCGACGACAAGTACTTCATGCTGCGGGTCCGCATCGACGGCGGCCGGCTCACCGTCGCCCAGCTGCGCGCCATCGGCGAGGTCTCCGAGCAGTTCGCCCGGGGCACCGCGGACATCACCGACCGGCAGAACATCCAGCTGCACTGGGTGCGCATCGAGGACGTCCCGGCCATCTGGGAGAAGCTGGAGGCGGTGGGCCTGTCCACGACCGAGGCGTGCGGCGACTGCCCGCGCGTGATCATCGGTTCCCCGGTGGCCGGCATCGCGGCGGACGAGATCATCGACGGCACCCCGGCCGTGGACGAGATCCACGAGCGCTACATCGGCAGCAAGGAGTTCTCCAACCTGCCGCGCAAGTTCAAGACCGCGATCTCCGGCTCGCCCGTCCAGGACGTGGTGCACGAGATCAACGACGTGGCGTTCGTCGGCGTCGTCCACCCCGAGCACGGGCCGGGCTTCGACCTGTGGGTCGGCGGCGGCCTGTCCACCAACCCCAAGCTCGCGCAGCGCCTGGGCACCTGGGTGCCGCTGGACGAGGTCGCCGACGTCTGGGCCGGCGTGGTCGGGATCTTCCGCGACTACGGCTACCGGCGGCTGCGCACCCGCGCCCGCCTGAAGTTCCTGATGGCCGACTGGGGCCCGGAGAAGTTCCGCCAGGTGCTGGAGGACGAGTACCTCAAGCGGAAGCTGGTCGACGGCCCGGCGCCCGAGCAGCCCGCGCACAAGTGGCGCGACCACATCGGCGTGCACCGGCAGCAGGACGGCCGCTTCTACGTCGGCTTCGCCCCGCGCGTCGGCCGGGTCGACGGCGCCACCCTCACCAAGGTCGCCGAACTCGCCGCCGCGCACGGCTCGGACCGGCTGCGCACCACCGTCGAGCAGAAGATGATCATCCTCGACGTGACCGAGGACCGGGTCGACTCCCTGGTCGCCGGGCTGGAGGCGCTGGACTTCCAGGTCGACCCCTCGCCGTTCCGGCGCGGCACCATGGCCTGCACCGGCATCGAGTTCTGCAAGCTCGCCATCGTCGAGACCAAGGGACGCGGCGCCGCGCTGATCGACGAACTGGAGCGCCGGATGCCGGACTTCCAGGAGCCGATCACCATCAACCTCAACGGCTGCCCGAACGCCTGCGCCCGCATCCAGGTCGCCGACATCGGCCTCAAGGGCCAGCTGGTACTGGACGACGACGGCAACCAGGTCGAGGGCTACCAGGTGCACCTGGGCGGCGCGCTGGGCCTGGAGCCCGGCTTCGGCCGCAAGGTCCGCGGGCTGAAGGTGACCTCCGCGGAGCTGCCCGACTACGTCGAGCGGGTGCTGCGCAACTTCGAGGCGCAGCGCACGGAGGGCGAGCGGTTCGCCAGCTGGGCGGCGCGCGCCGAAGAGGGTGCGCTGAAGTGA
- a CDS encoding phosphoadenylyl-sulfate reductase, which translates to MTTTTDLQRLAEQAGRDLEDAPALEILTWAAETFGPRFCVTSSMEDAVVAHLASRALPGVDVVFLDTGYHFPETIGTRDAVAAVMDVNVITLTPRQTVAEQDAEYGPRLHDRDPDLCCALRKVKPLEEGLTGYDAWATGLRRDESPTRANTPVVGWDTKRRKVKVSPIARWTQDDVDAYVAEHGVLTNPLLMDGYASVGCAPCTRRVLAGEDARAGRWAGSNKTECGLH; encoded by the coding sequence GTGACCACCACCACCGACCTTCAGCGGCTCGCCGAGCAGGCGGGCCGCGACCTGGAGGACGCGCCCGCCCTGGAGATCCTCACCTGGGCCGCCGAGACCTTCGGTCCGCGCTTCTGCGTCACCTCCTCGATGGAGGACGCGGTCGTCGCGCACCTGGCCTCGCGGGCCCTCCCCGGCGTGGACGTGGTGTTCCTGGACACCGGCTACCACTTCCCGGAGACCATCGGCACCCGGGACGCGGTGGCGGCGGTGATGGACGTCAACGTCATCACCCTGACGCCCCGACAGACGGTGGCCGAGCAGGACGCCGAGTACGGGCCGAGGCTGCACGACCGCGACCCCGACCTGTGCTGCGCGCTGCGCAAGGTCAAGCCGCTCGAAGAGGGCCTGACCGGCTACGACGCCTGGGCGACCGGGCTGCGCCGGGACGAGTCGCCGACCCGGGCGAACACCCCGGTCGTCGGCTGGGACACCAAGCGGCGCAAGGTGAAGGTCTCGCCGATCGCCCGCTGGACGCAGGACGACGTGGACGCGTACGTGGCCGAGCACGGGGTGCTCACCAACCCACTGCTGATGGACGGCTACGCCTCCGTCGGCTGCGCCCCCTGCACCCGCCGGGTGCTGGCGGGGGAGGACGCGCGGGCCGGCCGCTGGGCCGGCAGCAACAAGACCGAGTGCGGACTGC